A single region of the Devosia sp. FJ2-5-3 genome encodes:
- a CDS encoding potassium transporter Kup: protein MTRSNTFGPAAGAVATDQASHAKSNLPILTLGAIGVVYGDIGTSPIYAFRQAMHVRPGVASSHLEVLGLLSLIVWALTLTVAVKYVFFVTRADNNGEGGTLSLMALARKTFAKPPAWITFLGVLGAALFFGDAIITPAISVLSAVEGLDLVAPGMGRWVVPITLVIILGIFAVQRFGTAKVSIVFGPITAIWFLTLGISGLFHIIDYPAVLSALNPILGVQFLISHFGIAFVVMGAIFLAVTGAEALYVDLGHFGRKPIVLAWFGLVFPCLLLNYFGQGAYVLERGIENVGSPFFEMQPEWALLPFVILATMATIIASQAVITGTFSLAQQAIALNMLPRMVVQHTSETQSGQIYMPQINAMLMIGVLVLVAAFGSSAALSNAYGIAVSGVMGVTLALLVVVMWRNWKWSPIAVVLFGLIFLIIDGVFFAANAAKLFQGGWVPAVVALAVALVMWSWMAGRRRLSDKTRRDEVPLQFLVDNLARKKPTTVPGTAIFLTSDIEGAPTALLHSLKHYKVLHEQNVILTVRTSVSPRVPDDEKVTIDAYNELFSRVIVTFGYMETPNIPKALVLARRLGWKFDIMSTSFFLSRRSLKLGQKTGLLRFWQDRVFIRLARNASDATEYFHIPTGRVVEIGTQVVM from the coding sequence ATGACGCGCTCCAATACGTTCGGCCCCGCGGCCGGGGCGGTAGCGACCGATCAGGCCAGCCACGCAAAATCAAATCTGCCAATCCTCACCCTGGGGGCCATTGGTGTCGTGTATGGCGATATCGGCACCAGCCCGATCTACGCCTTCCGCCAGGCCATGCATGTGCGGCCCGGGGTGGCGTCGTCCCATCTTGAAGTCCTGGGTCTGCTGTCGCTGATTGTCTGGGCGCTCACGCTCACCGTGGCGGTCAAATACGTCTTCTTCGTCACCCGGGCCGACAATAATGGCGAGGGTGGCACGCTGTCTCTGATGGCCCTGGCACGCAAGACCTTTGCCAAGCCGCCGGCCTGGATCACCTTCCTCGGCGTTTTGGGTGCTGCCCTGTTCTTCGGCGACGCCATCATCACGCCGGCCATTTCAGTGTTATCCGCCGTCGAAGGCCTTGACCTCGTGGCGCCGGGCATGGGGCGCTGGGTGGTCCCCATCACCCTCGTGATCATCCTGGGCATATTCGCCGTGCAGCGCTTCGGCACGGCCAAAGTGTCGATAGTTTTCGGCCCGATCACCGCGATCTGGTTTCTCACCCTGGGCATTTCGGGGCTCTTCCACATCATCGACTACCCGGCAGTCCTTTCGGCGCTCAATCCAATTCTGGGCGTCCAGTTTCTCATCTCCCATTTCGGCATTGCCTTTGTGGTGATGGGCGCGATCTTCTTGGCCGTCACCGGTGCGGAGGCGCTTTATGTCGACCTCGGCCATTTTGGTCGCAAGCCGATCGTCCTGGCGTGGTTCGGCCTCGTGTTTCCCTGCCTGCTGCTCAACTATTTCGGGCAGGGCGCCTATGTGCTCGAACGTGGCATCGAGAATGTCGGCAGCCCGTTCTTCGAGATGCAGCCAGAGTGGGCCTTGCTGCCCTTCGTCATCCTGGCCACCATGGCGACGATCATCGCCAGCCAGGCGGTGATCACCGGCACGTTCAGCCTTGCCCAGCAGGCCATCGCACTCAACATGCTGCCCCGCATGGTGGTTCAGCACACGTCAGAAACCCAAAGCGGCCAGATCTACATGCCCCAGATCAATGCCATGTTGATGATCGGCGTTCTGGTGCTGGTCGCCGCCTTCGGCAGTTCTGCGGCGCTGTCCAACGCCTATGGTATCGCGGTGTCGGGCGTCATGGGCGTGACCCTGGCGCTGCTGGTCGTGGTGATGTGGCGCAATTGGAAGTGGTCTCCCATCGCCGTCGTGTTGTTCGGGCTGATCTTCCTCATCATTGATGGGGTGTTCTTTGCCGCCAATGCTGCAAAGCTCTTTCAGGGTGGCTGGGTGCCGGCAGTGGTGGCGCTGGCAGTAGCGCTTGTCATGTGGAGCTGGATGGCAGGCCGCCGCCGCCTATCCGACAAGACGCGTCGTGACGAGGTGCCGCTCCAGTTCCTGGTCGACAATCTTGCCCGCAAGAAGCCGACCACCGTTCCGGGTACCGCCATCTTCCTCACCAGCGACATCGAAGGCGCGCCCACAGCGCTTCTCCATAGTCTCAAGCATTACAAGGTGCTGCATGAGCAGAATGTCATCCTCACCGTGCGGACGTCAGTCTCGCCCCGTGTGCCGGACGACGAAAAGGTGACCATCGACGCCTATAACGAGCTGTTCTCGCGGGTGATCGTCACTTTTGGCTATATGGAAACGCCCAATATTCCGAAGGCGCTGGTCTTGGCGCGGCGGCTCGGCTGGAAGTTCGACATCATGTCGACCTCCTTCTTCCTCTCCCGTCGCTCGCTCAAGCTGGGGCAGAAAACCGGGCTCCTGCGCTTCTGGCAGGATCGGGTCTTCATCCGGCTGGCGCGCAATGCGAGCGACGCCACCGAATACTTCCATATTCCCACCGGTCGTGTGGTGGAGATCGGCACACAGGTGGTGATGTAG